The Halomonas sp. 7T genome contains a region encoding:
- the rpsR gene encoding 30S ribosomal protein S18, with protein sequence MARFFRRRKFCRFTAEGVKQIDYKDLDTLKAYITETGKIVPSRITGTKARYQRQLATAIKRSRYLALLPYSDSHQ encoded by the coding sequence ATGGCACGTTTTTTCCGTCGCCGTAAGTTTTGCCGCTTCACCGCTGAAGGCGTCAAGCAGATCGACTACAAAGATCTCGACACGCTGAAGGCTTACATCACCGAAACCGGCAAGATCGTTCCGAGCCGTATTACGGGTACCAAAGCACGCTATCAGCGTCAGTTGGCGACTGCTATTAAGCGTTCGCGTTATCTGGCACTGCTGCCCTACTCCGATAGCCATCAGTAA
- the rlmB gene encoding 23S rRNA (guanosine(2251)-2'-O)-methyltransferase RlmB translates to MKSSSSRRNPRTAIRTPDGLDQVYGIHALESLLERGETPRELWLQQGAGSRLKEVVASAQAGGARVKEQPRDVLDQLTQGAAHQGVVAFCPPLVPEGEESLWLKLRAWQAAAPPLLLVLDGVTDVHNFGACLRSADAAGAHGVIVAKDKAAPLNATVRKVACGAAEVVPVYQVTNLARTLAKLKDAGVWITGTAGEADASVFEIDMTGPTALVMGAEGKGMRRLTREACDNLAKLPMAGQVSSLNVSVATGICLFEAVRQRQLAS, encoded by the coding sequence ATGAAATCGTCGTCGTCTCGACGTAATCCACGCACTGCCATTCGCACGCCGGATGGCTTAGACCAAGTGTATGGCATTCATGCCTTGGAAAGCCTTCTTGAGAGGGGCGAAACCCCGCGTGAGTTGTGGCTTCAGCAAGGGGCAGGCAGCCGCTTGAAAGAGGTTGTTGCTAGCGCGCAAGCCGGTGGAGCACGCGTTAAAGAGCAGCCTCGAGATGTGCTTGATCAGCTCACTCAAGGGGCGGCTCACCAGGGCGTTGTGGCGTTTTGTCCTCCGCTGGTTCCCGAAGGAGAAGAGTCGCTGTGGCTAAAGCTGCGTGCATGGCAGGCAGCTGCACCGCCGCTGTTACTAGTGCTGGATGGCGTTACCGATGTGCATAACTTCGGTGCCTGCCTGCGTAGCGCTGATGCGGCAGGGGCACATGGTGTTATTGTGGCCAAAGATAAGGCAGCGCCGCTCAACGCAACGGTAAGAAAAGTCGCCTGTGGGGCGGCAGAGGTTGTGCCGGTGTACCAGGTGACCAATTTGGCGCGCACGTTAGCAAAACTTAAAGATGCCGGCGTATGGATTACCGGGACAGCTGGAGAGGCTGACGCTAGCGTCTTTGAGATTGATATGACCGGGCCAACAGCGCTTGTCATGGGGGCTGAAGGGAAGGGAATGCGCCGCTTGACGCGGGAAGCCTGCGATAATTTAGCCAAGCTGCCTATGGCAGGGCAAGTCTCCAGTTTGAACGTCTCCGTCGCCACTGGAATTTGTTTGTTTGAAGCCGTTCGGCAACGACAGCTTGCAAGTTAA
- a CDS encoding Na+/H+ antiporter subunit E has protein sequence MLARYFPAPALSLILFVTWLLMVRSLSFGQLLLGVLLAIGIPLLTRAFWLPFPRVKHPIKLIRFILRVLADIVIANLQVSLLILSPKRTPHPGFIEYPLQVQDRLAITLLANTITMTPGTVSTNIRLDHTSLLIHVLDMQDEQALIQDIQERYERPIKEIFEC, from the coding sequence ATGCTAGCCCGCTATTTTCCTGCACCGGCACTGTCGCTCATTCTCTTTGTTACCTGGCTACTCATGGTGCGCAGCTTATCTTTCGGCCAGCTATTGCTAGGGGTGTTACTGGCCATTGGCATACCGCTGCTAACCCGCGCCTTTTGGTTACCCTTCCCTAGAGTCAAGCATCCTATCAAGCTGATACGTTTCATCTTGCGTGTACTGGCCGATATCGTTATCGCTAACCTACAGGTGAGCTTATTGATATTAAGTCCTAAACGGACTCCCCATCCTGGCTTTATTGAATACCCGCTACAGGTACAGGATCGTCTGGCTATCACCCTACTCGCCAATACCATCACCATGACGCCCGGCACCGTTTCTACCAATATACGGCTAGATCATACCTCACTGCTGATTCACGTCCTCGACATGCAGGATGAACAGGCGCTCATTCAAGATATACAAGAGCGTTACGAACGCCCCATAAAGGAGATATTTGAATGCTAG
- the rplI gene encoding 50S ribosomal protein L9: MEVILLDNIGKLGGLGDKVTVKPGYGRNYLVPYGLAVPATKENVEAFNAQRAELEAQAAERKAEAEARAEQLNDIELSLVSKAGDEGKLFGSIGPRDLADAISSAGIDVAKSEVRMPQGPIRQTGEYDIALHLHADVDAVVRVVVVAE, encoded by the coding sequence ATGGAAGTCATTCTGCTCGATAATATTGGTAAGTTGGGCGGCCTAGGTGACAAGGTCACTGTAAAGCCAGGCTATGGCCGCAACTATTTGGTTCCTTACGGCTTAGCCGTACCGGCAACCAAAGAGAACGTAGAAGCGTTTAACGCACAGCGTGCCGAGCTTGAAGCCCAAGCCGCTGAGCGTAAAGCAGAAGCTGAAGCACGCGCTGAGCAGCTTAACGACATCGAACTGTCGTTGGTTTCTAAAGCGGGTGACGAAGGCAAGCTGTTCGGTTCTATTGGTCCTCGTGATCTGGCGGACGCTATTTCTTCTGCTGGCATCGACGTTGCCAAGAGCGAAGTGCGTATGCCGCAAGGCCCGATTCGCCAAACGGGTGAATACGACATCGCTCTTCACCTGCATGCAGATGTTGACGCTGTTGTACGCGTGGTTGTTGTCGCAGAGTAA
- a CDS encoding cryptochrome/photolyase family protein — MSKPLLLVLGDQLSLSLTTLKEAPSNAVIAICEVTDEARYVPHHIHKIGLFMASMRHFAHTLSEKGFNVHYSRIDDADNTQSLVSEAERIAQYHGCDEIRVARPGEWRLWNDMQQRESAALPWKLLEDDRYFTTPEEFARWAEGRKQLRLEYFYREQRKRTGLLMEGDAPTGGKWNFDHDNREPMSATLSFPALPQHRQDEITQQALDDAKRYFNDHIGTLETFNLPVTRRQALVDLHHFIDHGLADFGRYQDAISDAEPFLYHSRLSAALNIGLLTPHEVCEAAEQQYYKGKAPINAVEGFIRQILGWREYVRGLYWTKMPAYKQQNGLGAKRDLPAFYWDANTDMRCLQRAIQMTIDNSYAHHIQRLMVTGNFALLCGVKPEALCDWYLAVYADACEWVELPNTLGMVLHADGGLMGSKPYCASGKYIDKMSDHCQHCRYSPKEVTGPRACPFNSLYWHFLETNAEQLNRNPRMKLIYGSLSRMKEEKRAAIRQQAEQFLTQLPTQTGYGQAAHTQGYATQENRS; from the coding sequence ATGTCCAAGCCGTTACTCCTGGTACTGGGCGATCAGCTCTCGCTGTCGCTCACTACGCTGAAAGAGGCGCCCTCTAACGCCGTCATCGCCATCTGCGAAGTCACCGATGAAGCGCGCTATGTCCCCCATCATATACACAAAATTGGCCTCTTTATGGCCTCCATGCGTCACTTTGCCCACACTCTGAGCGAGAAAGGCTTTAACGTTCATTACAGCCGAATTGATGATGCCGACAATACTCAGTCGCTTGTCAGCGAAGCCGAACGAATTGCCCAGTATCATGGCTGCGATGAAATAAGGGTCGCCCGCCCCGGCGAGTGGCGACTCTGGAACGATATGCAGCAGCGAGAGAGCGCTGCCTTACCATGGAAGCTGCTGGAAGATGATCGCTACTTCACTACGCCAGAGGAGTTTGCTCGCTGGGCAGAAGGCCGCAAGCAGCTGCGCTTGGAGTACTTTTACCGTGAGCAGCGCAAACGCACTGGCCTGTTGATGGAAGGTGATGCGCCAACAGGCGGCAAGTGGAATTTTGACCACGATAATCGTGAACCGATGAGCGCAACGCTTAGCTTTCCAGCGCTACCTCAACACCGCCAGGATGAGATAACCCAGCAAGCGCTCGACGATGCCAAACGCTATTTTAATGACCATATAGGAACGCTGGAAACGTTTAACTTACCTGTGACCCGCCGCCAAGCGCTGGTCGATTTACACCACTTTATCGACCATGGGCTAGCGGATTTTGGCCGTTACCAGGATGCCATTAGCGATGCCGAACCCTTTTTGTATCACTCTCGGCTATCAGCGGCACTTAATATTGGGTTACTTACACCTCACGAAGTATGTGAAGCAGCCGAACAGCAATACTATAAAGGCAAAGCGCCCATTAATGCGGTAGAAGGGTTTATCCGCCAAATACTGGGTTGGCGAGAGTATGTCCGTGGGCTTTACTGGACAAAAATGCCCGCTTACAAGCAGCAAAACGGTTTAGGCGCAAAACGTGATCTTCCTGCTTTTTATTGGGATGCCAATACCGATATGCGCTGCCTACAACGCGCCATTCAAATGACCATCGACAACAGCTATGCCCACCATATTCAGCGTTTAATGGTAACCGGTAATTTTGCGCTGCTGTGTGGCGTAAAGCCGGAAGCGCTCTGCGACTGGTACTTGGCTGTTTATGCCGATGCGTGCGAATGGGTAGAGCTACCCAATACACTAGGCATGGTGCTTCACGCGGACGGCGGGCTAATGGGGTCTAAGCCCTACTGCGCATCAGGTAAATATATCGACAAAATGTCCGACCATTGCCAACACTGCCGCTACTCCCCCAAAGAGGTGACCGGCCCGAGGGCCTGCCCGTTTAACAGTTTGTACTGGCACTTTTTGGAAACCAATGCTGAGCAGCTGAACCGTAATCCGCGTATGAAGCTTATTTATGGGTCGCTTTCACGGATGAAAGAGGAAAAGCGAGCGGCAATTCGCCAGCAAGCGGAGCAGTTTCTCACTCAGTTACCCACCCAAACAGGCTATGGCCAAGCTGCCCACACCCAAGGTTACGCAACACAGGAGAATCGCTCATGA
- the hemH gene encoding ferrochelatase codes for MTDSVVKDQPGEGRLAHAPSDHPAVPRAKVGVVLANLGTPDATDYWSMRRYLNEFLSDKRVVDYAGWKWQPLLQLIILTKRPFSSGHAYKSIWNTDKNESPLLTTTRAQTEKMTERLKALYGDDVEVDFCMRYGNPSTESVLNKMKEKGCERIVFFPLYPQYGSPTTATANDQAFRTLMKMKWQPYIRTVPAYFEHPAYIQALANSVQEAYDNLESRPTKLVASYHGVPERYLMEGDPYHCQCQKTTRLMREKLGFTKEEVDTAFQSQFGPEKWVGPQTVDHVAELAKQGHKHIAIMSPAFSSDCVETLEEIKEEIHDSFMEAGGETFSYIPCLNDRDDHIDALLAVVNNELSGWL; via the coding sequence ATGACCGACAGTGTTGTGAAGGATCAGCCAGGAGAGGGCCGCTTAGCCCATGCGCCAAGCGACCACCCTGCGGTTCCCCGAGCTAAGGTGGGCGTGGTGTTGGCAAATCTTGGCACGCCAGATGCCACCGACTACTGGTCAATGCGTCGCTACTTGAATGAGTTCTTATCTGATAAGCGGGTAGTGGATTATGCCGGTTGGAAATGGCAGCCGCTGCTTCAACTGATTATTTTGACGAAACGCCCCTTTTCTTCCGGCCATGCTTATAAAAGTATTTGGAACACGGATAAAAATGAGAGCCCACTGCTGACGACGACTCGTGCGCAAACGGAAAAAATGACCGAGCGCCTTAAGGCGCTTTACGGCGACGATGTGGAAGTCGACTTTTGCATGCGCTATGGCAACCCTTCCACTGAGAGTGTGCTCAATAAGATGAAGGAAAAAGGCTGTGAGCGCATCGTCTTTTTCCCGCTTTACCCTCAGTACGGTTCGCCCACCACGGCAACGGCGAATGACCAAGCCTTCCGTACCCTGATGAAAATGAAGTGGCAGCCGTATATCCGTACGGTGCCTGCTTATTTTGAGCACCCAGCCTACATTCAAGCGCTAGCGAACTCTGTGCAAGAGGCTTATGACAATCTTGAGAGCCGTCCCACCAAGCTGGTGGCGAGCTACCACGGGGTGCCTGAACGCTACCTGATGGAAGGCGATCCCTACCACTGCCAGTGCCAAAAAACCACACGCCTAATGCGTGAAAAGCTTGGCTTTACGAAAGAGGAAGTGGATACCGCGTTTCAGTCACAGTTTGGCCCTGAAAAGTGGGTTGGGCCACAGACGGTCGATCACGTGGCTGAGTTAGCTAAGCAGGGGCACAAGCACATTGCAATTATGTCGCCCGCTTTTTCCTCTGACTGTGTAGAAACACTAGAAGAAATCAAAGAGGAGATTCACGACAGCTTCATGGAAGCCGGCGGTGAAACCTTTAGCTACATTCCCTGCTTGAACGACAGGGATGACCATATCGATGCGCTGCTAGCGGTCGTCAATAACGAGCTATCGGGTTGGCTATGA
- a CDS encoding DUF6482 family protein, protein MELKELKQFVANHDNFEIRVITHSGSRFYQVELEDVEGERHMLTQRGKPMLFRALDDVYLELKRTGIHRAYLVQHVPQDEVIGRDAHYSAPLTSRMPLVF, encoded by the coding sequence ATGGAACTGAAAGAACTTAAGCAGTTCGTCGCCAACCACGATAACTTTGAAATCCGTGTTATCACCCACTCTGGCAGCCGCTTCTATCAAGTAGAGCTTGAAGATGTTGAAGGCGAGCGCCACATGCTGACACAGCGGGGAAAACCCATGCTGTTTCGCGCACTAGACGATGTCTATTTGGAGCTAAAGCGAACCGGTATTCATCGTGCTTACCTGGTGCAGCATGTGCCCCAGGATGAAGTCATTGGGCGCGACGCTCATTACAGTGCGCCGCTAACCTCGCGTATGCCGCTGGTGTTTTGA
- a CDS encoding K+/H+ antiporter subunit F, protein MLAIALWISLTLIVLALAMNVYRLLIGPDIPDRLLALDTMYVNAIALIVIAGLWFNTKTYFEAAMLIALLGFISTMAICRYLLRGDIIE, encoded by the coding sequence ATGCTAGCGATCGCCCTGTGGATTAGTTTAACGCTCATTGTGCTAGCGCTCGCCATGAATGTTTACCGCTTGCTCATAGGCCCAGATATACCGGATCGATTGCTAGCGCTAGATACCATGTACGTTAATGCGATTGCCCTGATCGTTATCGCTGGGCTCTGGTTTAATACAAAAACGTATTTTGAAGCCGCCATGCTAATCGCCTTACTTGGCTTTATTAGCACTATGGCAATCTGTCGATATTTACTGCGCGGCGATATTATCGAGTAA
- the rpsF gene encoding 30S ribosomal protein S6, producing the protein MRHYEIVFMVHPDQSEQVPAMVERYTSIVTENAGTVHRLEDWGRRHLAYPINKIHKAHYVLMNVECTGETLDEIENIFRFNDAIIRSLVVRCKEAVTEASPMMKPAEEKRPRREEKPREEAEETA; encoded by the coding sequence ATGCGTCATTATGAAATCGTGTTTATGGTCCATCCGGATCAGAGCGAGCAAGTGCCGGCTATGGTCGAGCGCTACACCAGCATCGTTACCGAAAACGCTGGTACTGTGCATCGCTTAGAAGATTGGGGCCGTCGTCACTTGGCTTACCCAATCAACAAGATCCACAAAGCCCACTACGTGCTGATGAACGTTGAATGCACCGGTGAGACGCTCGACGAGATCGAGAACATCTTCCGTTTCAACGATGCCATCATCCGCAGCCTAGTTGTTCGCTGCAAAGAAGCCGTCACTGAAGCTTCCCCGATGATGAAACCGGCAGAAGAAAAGCGTCCGCGTCGCGAAGAAAAGCCGCGCGAAGAAGCTGAAGAAACTGCCTGA
- a CDS encoding replicative DNA helicase yields the protein MQDQPSADQETAALKLPPHSLEAEQSVLGGLMLDNQAWDNVSERLVADDFYRYEHRLVFNVMIHLAESGQPLDVITLSEALEARDQLDTVGGLAFLAELARNTPSASNIRAYADIVRERATLRKLIRAANQIADGAFSPQGRPADELLNEAERLVFQIAEERPKTGGPIGMSELLTKAVDRIDELFNLKGEMTGLSSGFRDLDEMTSGLQPSDLVIIAGRPSMGKTTFAMNLVEHAVISSDKPVMVFSMEMPAESLMLRMLSSLGRIDQTRVRSGQLEDEDWPRLTSAVNLLKDKQLFIDDTAALSPNEMRSRLRRVVREHGNMALIMIDYLQLMQIPGFSENRTGEISEISRSLKGLAKEFQCPVVALSQLNRSLEQRPNKRPVMSDLRECVTGDTLVMLANGERLPIRELVGQTPNVVSLGEDGKLHCSATDLVWSVGTKPVFEVSLASGRRIRATGKHRLKALWDWKMVADLKIGDRIALARQLSEPECPIVWEEHALILLAHLLGDGSYVKGQPLRYTTASEANSDVVKRSAEQFGSKATRHAGRGNWHQLVIAGNGNRWHAQAVGRWLKSLGIFGQRSAEKYIPSDIFKLSNQQLALFIRHLWATDGSITTDKNGRTRLYFSTVSRRLIDDVSALLLRFGIVTRIRHVISGEGGGWYTADVSGSDQQQRFAQRIGAFGHQEAALESLKVAVVEANTNIDTLPQEVFDYVKQVMVAKGISQRQMAAMRGTAYGGSSHFSFAPSRATLNSYADALGDEALSQIASSDLFWDQVVDIRPCGEEEVFDLTVPGDACWLADGVVSHNSGAIEQDADVIAFVYRDEVYNPDNPDNQGIAELIIGKQRNGPIGTVHMAFIGKYTRFEDLAPDSYGEAFGD from the coding sequence ATGCAAGACCAGCCTTCTGCTGATCAGGAAACGGCAGCGCTTAAGCTGCCGCCGCATTCGTTAGAGGCGGAGCAGTCGGTGTTAGGCGGGCTAATGTTGGATAATCAAGCTTGGGATAACGTCTCAGAGCGCTTGGTAGCCGACGACTTTTATCGCTATGAGCACCGCCTTGTTTTTAACGTCATGATTCATTTGGCGGAATCGGGCCAACCTTTAGATGTAATAACGCTTTCTGAAGCGTTGGAAGCCAGAGATCAGCTCGACACGGTGGGTGGGCTAGCGTTCCTCGCCGAGCTTGCTCGCAATACCCCCTCAGCCAGCAATATTCGTGCGTATGCGGACATTGTTCGCGAGCGAGCAACGCTACGTAAGCTCATCCGTGCGGCGAATCAAATAGCCGATGGGGCTTTTTCCCCCCAGGGGCGGCCAGCGGATGAGCTGCTAAACGAGGCTGAGCGGCTAGTATTCCAAATTGCTGAAGAGCGCCCAAAGACCGGTGGCCCTATCGGCATGAGCGAGCTGCTCACAAAAGCCGTCGACCGTATTGATGAGCTGTTTAATCTCAAAGGCGAAATGACCGGGCTGTCCAGTGGGTTCCGCGATCTCGATGAGATGACCTCTGGCTTGCAGCCTTCAGACCTGGTGATTATTGCTGGCCGGCCCTCCATGGGCAAAACGACGTTTGCCATGAATCTTGTAGAGCATGCGGTCATTTCCAGCGATAAGCCGGTCATGGTGTTCTCCATGGAGATGCCCGCTGAATCACTGATGCTGCGCATGCTGTCATCGCTAGGCCGGATCGACCAAACGCGTGTTCGCTCAGGGCAGCTGGAAGATGAAGATTGGCCGCGCCTAACCTCCGCTGTGAATTTGCTTAAAGATAAGCAGCTGTTTATTGACGATACCGCCGCGCTCTCACCGAATGAGATGCGCTCACGCCTGCGCCGCGTGGTGCGTGAGCACGGCAATATGGCGCTGATCATGATCGACTATCTGCAGTTGATGCAGATCCCAGGTTTCTCTGAAAACCGCACTGGTGAGATTTCTGAAATTTCCCGTTCGCTGAAAGGCTTGGCAAAAGAGTTTCAGTGCCCGGTTGTGGCGCTTTCGCAGCTTAACCGCTCGTTAGAGCAGCGTCCCAATAAGCGGCCGGTGATGTCGGATTTGAGGGAGTGTGTCACGGGAGACACATTAGTGATGCTAGCCAATGGGGAACGGCTGCCTATTCGGGAGCTGGTAGGGCAAACCCCGAACGTTGTGTCGCTAGGAGAGGATGGAAAGCTGCACTGCTCTGCGACGGATTTAGTGTGGTCAGTGGGTACTAAGCCGGTCTTTGAGGTTTCTCTTGCCAGTGGGCGGCGCATACGCGCGACAGGTAAGCACCGCTTAAAAGCGCTGTGGGATTGGAAAATGGTCGCCGACCTTAAGATAGGTGATCGTATTGCATTAGCCAGGCAGTTATCCGAGCCTGAGTGCCCGATAGTGTGGGAGGAGCATGCACTTATCCTGTTGGCCCATTTGTTAGGTGACGGCAGCTATGTCAAAGGCCAGCCACTACGCTATACCACCGCTAGCGAAGCGAATAGCGATGTCGTGAAGCGCTCTGCCGAGCAGTTTGGTTCGAAAGCGACTCGTCATGCGGGACGCGGGAACTGGCATCAACTCGTTATCGCTGGCAATGGTAATCGCTGGCATGCGCAAGCGGTGGGACGCTGGTTGAAGTCACTAGGTATTTTTGGGCAACGTTCTGCTGAAAAATATATTCCGAGTGATATCTTTAAGCTTTCCAATCAGCAACTTGCTCTGTTTATACGTCACCTGTGGGCCACTGACGGTAGTATTACAACAGATAAAAATGGTCGTACACGGCTCTACTTCTCTACGGTTAGCCGACGTCTTATCGATGATGTCAGCGCACTGCTGCTGCGTTTCGGAATTGTGACCCGAATTCGTCATGTAATATCGGGAGAAGGGGGAGGATGGTATACCGCAGATGTATCTGGAAGTGATCAACAGCAGCGCTTTGCACAGCGAATTGGTGCGTTTGGGCATCAGGAGGCAGCGCTAGAGTCGCTTAAAGTGGCGGTCGTCGAGGCTAATACGAATATCGATACCTTGCCTCAAGAGGTGTTCGATTATGTTAAGCAGGTAATGGTGGCCAAAGGGATAAGCCAGCGGCAAATGGCTGCAATGCGTGGTACTGCTTATGGCGGCTCGTCCCACTTTAGCTTTGCACCTTCGCGCGCCACCCTGAACAGCTACGCGGATGCACTAGGCGATGAGGCTTTATCACAGATAGCCTCCAGCGATCTCTTTTGGGATCAGGTCGTCGATATACGCCCTTGCGGTGAAGAAGAAGTCTTTGATTTAACCGTTCCAGGAGATGCCTGTTGGTTAGCGGATGGCGTTGTTAGCCATAACTCGGGAGCGATTGAGCAGGATGCGGACGTGATCGCCTTCGTTTACCGGGATGAAGTGTATAACCCGGATAACCCCGATAACCAGGGTATCGCCGAGTTGATTATTGGTAAGCAGCGTAACGGGCCGATTGGGACGGTGCATATGGCGTTTATTGGTAAATACACCCGGTTTGAAGATTTAGCGCCCGATAGTTATGGCGAAGCATTTGGTGATTAA
- a CDS encoding thiol-disulfide oxidoreductase DCC family protein, translating into MNRFATLEARAPVTLYHDGHCPFCRVEVAWLAKHRHQERVKLVDIQSSEFNAEETGRSFEAMMGQLHLQDSQGRWFIGMDASRALYAVLGYRRLVRLSCLPGLQSIMDAGYRFFARRRIRLGQWWEKRQAKLSSRD; encoded by the coding sequence ATGAACCGCTTCGCTACACTAGAGGCACGCGCTCCAGTTACGCTCTATCATGATGGCCACTGCCCTTTTTGTCGGGTTGAAGTCGCTTGGCTTGCTAAACATCGCCATCAAGAGCGCGTAAAGCTTGTTGATATTCAAAGCAGTGAGTTTAATGCTGAAGAGACAGGACGCAGCTTTGAGGCCATGATGGGGCAACTGCATTTACAGGATAGTCAGGGACGATGGTTTATCGGTATGGATGCCAGCCGGGCCCTTTATGCTGTTTTAGGTTACCGGCGGCTGGTAAGGCTCTCTTGCTTACCGGGCCTGCAAAGCATCATGGATGCAGGCTATCGTTTTTTTGCCCGGCGCCGTATCCGGCTGGGGCAGTGGTGGGAAAAGCGTCAGGCGAAATTATCTTCTCGTGATTAA
- a CDS encoding Na+/H+ antiporter subunit G, with the protein MALVVEALVSLLLIFGGLFAFTGSLGMLQFKDFFMRLHSPTKGTTLGIGCVLIASMIYFTTTQHEPHMQELLITLFLFLTAPVTGHMLAKTGLHMRLRFITSTRGSLPELLDEDVGQSRVAKPARPKRPGGINNRRRQLLKTRGR; encoded by the coding sequence ATGGCGTTGGTAGTGGAAGCACTGGTATCACTGCTGCTAATTTTTGGCGGACTGTTTGCCTTTACAGGCTCACTGGGAATGTTGCAATTTAAAGATTTCTTTATGCGCCTACATAGTCCCACCAAAGGCACCACCCTAGGCATTGGCTGTGTGTTGATTGCATCAATGATTTACTTTACGACGACTCAACATGAACCGCACATGCAGGAGCTGCTTATCACCCTGTTTCTGTTTTTAACGGCGCCTGTGACGGGCCACATGCTGGCAAAAACAGGGCTACACATGCGTCTCCGCTTTATCACCAGCACCCGCGGCTCACTGCCTGAACTATTAGATGAGGACGTGGGGCAAAGTCGAGTGGCAAAACCCGCTCGCCCCAAACGTCCTGGCGGCATTAACAACCGCCGCCGTCAGCTATTGAAAACGCGAGGCCGATAA